Genomic DNA from Manihot esculenta cultivar AM560-2 chromosome 15, M.esculenta_v8, whole genome shotgun sequence:
taacttttctttctttttaattaatcacATGATATTCTCGTCCGAAAATATAAATGAGATTAttcacatttaaattaaaaataatatttaaataaaacccTTTTAATATGAAAGTAATGATACAAGCATCTGAATTCTACCAGAAATTAATTTCACATTTCAAAGATTcccttaataaatttatttattttaaatttataaaatcctTAAATCGAGTTCCAATaacaattcaatatttttttaaaataaataaaatttctcattTATTATAACCATTTTAATAACTGAAAATCTACAAAGCAAATGTCGATTAGAAATTAGaattaatgttaaaaaaaagtttaatccATTCATAAAACGAAGAACAATAATTCAAGGGTTCAATAGAGCCAATTCTAGAATTTGgtctggcaaaaaaaaaaatctagaatCTGGACAAATAAATTTCTACAGAGCAAGTTTCCGGCGTGTCAGATTTTCGGGCCATTCAACATTGAAAAGTACGAGCGCTGCATGTGAACGCATTTGGATTCTAGAAGACGGGCAATCTAACTGCTGAGGCTGCCAAAAAATTAAGGTCAAACTATGCGTTTAACATCTCATTCTCCAAgcctaaattttttcataaattggACCTCATAGAATCCTCTAGACCTCTTAGAATTTCAACCCCTCATTTCCCCTCTTAAAACCCCCTCCCCTTCTTTGCCAATCTTCCTCCAACACACTCCTCCTCCTTTCCTCTTCCTCTTATCCAATACCCAATTCTTGATTTTAACAAAAATCAACCAAGAAAACCAAGAATTTGCTTTTGGGTTGCAGAAACGTTCATGGGTACTTTGGTGGGTCATGTGGCTCCAggctttgctttcttttttcttgGTTTTTGGCACCTGTTTAACCACACGAGACTCTTTGTTCAACATCCCAATTCTTACACCTCTTCTCCTTGGTTTCCGACCCCAAAATTTAGGTACATAGAGCTTGTCTTGATTATGGTAGGTAGCTCAATCTCTGTGTCTATGGAGCTGTTCATTGGTCCTGAGAGACACCAACCCTTTGATCCTGATGGAACCATACCATCAAACCATCTTCATAATTTTGAGCACTCTTCAATATCAATGACTTTCTTTGTGTATGCACTTTTTGcaataattattgataaaatggGTGTTAAAGCTCAGTATGGTCTAACTCAATTTCTTGGAGCATTAGCCTTTGGGCAACAGCTTTTTATGTTCCATCTTCACTCAGCTGATCACATGGGTGTTGAAGGCCAATACCATTTGCTTCTCCAAATAGTTATAGTTGTTTCTTTAGCCACCACTCTCATGGGCATGGGCATGGCTAAGAGTTTCATGGTTAGCTTTGTTAGGTCTGCAAGTATTATGTACCAAGGTTTGTGGTTCATAGTCATGGGCTATGTTCTTTGGACTCCATCTTTGGTCCCCAAAGGTTGCTTCATTCACTCAGAAGAAGGTCATCAAGTTGTGAGATGTTCAGGGGAGGAAGCTTTACACAGGGCCAAGTCGCTAGTAAATATTCAATTCAGCTGGCTCTTGATTGGAATCACCATTTTCGTGATGTGCTTCTATTTGGGTATGCACAAATACTATGGTGAAGAAAACATTGAGTACTCATCTTTAACAAAAGAAGATCAGCAGTTGCTTGAAGAAGACTCAGATGATGTAGAATCACAAAAGACTGATAACAAACCAAACAGTTTTATGAACATAGGAAGAAGCTTTGCCCCAATTGACATGGAAAGGTAAAAAGCAAGAAGAAGATAAAGCTTGAAGTCATATATATGTACAAATTAATTAGGTTTTTAGTGGGATCCCACTCTGTGTTTAATTAAGCATTCAACAGTGTTTGCTCAGTGAGAAACAATGACATGGGAAAAAAAAGGTGTGTTGTTGATTAGGGAGGAAATTGGCATGAAATTGTTTGGCTTATTGCATTGATTGATGGGTCTGTCTCAGCTTCAGGGTGAATCTTATTGGTATGTTGTTTGTGTCTCTTGTGTATAGTAATAAGTAAAAGTTGATTTGATGATTCACTGCTGAATTCTTAATCATCATGAAACCCTTTCTTTTAAATTACTGCACTTGAAggcttatatattttaattaataatcaatCCCACCCTTTACTTGTTggagaatttaatttatttttaaatttatgggctaatttaaattaaaaaaaaaaagagttaaatTAAACTCCTTCAAAAGTGAGATTGAGCATTTTCCTTTCTTTTGGGCTTCAGCTTGTGCAAGAATAAACAAAGACGCAGCTGTTTCTGCCACCTTGACTTCAACTCAAACACAAGAGAATATTCTAAGCAATCTGATTCTAGAAAATGACAAGCGCGGACAGGAAAGGAAATCATAATCctataataattttcataaaatattagaattattattatcaatatatcatagaaatttattaaacgAAACAATAATAATCAAATCATGATGATGATAGTTGTGACATGATAATTATTACCACTTGGACATCATGATAATTTATTAAAGATCCATCATCACCAGGATAAGATATGCatgtataatttaatatttaataattaattcaatattaatatgattattCTATTTGTCTCTTaacaatatataataatatttcatacatttagtaataataataattttaaaaaaaattccaacAACATGAAGAAAAGCAGTAGTTAAAAGTCTCTTTCCATGAACCAATCGTTTTCTCAAGTAgataataaaacaaaatatataGAGATTAGGAAGTCTTAGAGTAAGTGGTGACATTAATTAGTTGTTAGCCTTGAATGCCAGTCAAGTAAAGACACAAAACTCTAACTTCAATTCTCTGTAGTTGGAAGTCTTCTCCTTTATGTTTCATTAATTCATTTTTGGTATGTAGTTCTTGGCATATTCAatgcaaattttattattattttttattcataaataaatattcatatttatcCCATcacaaattataaaataataattaagaaataagTAATTTTGTTCATGTGTTTAGAGACCTGTTTGACTCAActgaatttaaaatatgattttttttaggaTATTAGTTGTGTTCATCTCAAATGCCATTAATTCCTCATcgataaaattaatttcaattgttATTTTTTACCCTGTATTATTTACTcatgtttttattaaaaattgaataacttgtgtcattatattatttttaaaattaatgaattttttcttAATACATTTATACATAGATGTATCAATAAATTAgtcattaaattattaaaaaacctaaaaatatttatctattaaattttataaatagataaagttatatattaattttaacacatataaaaaaaacctaaaaattatttatccataataaaattaaccatTGCATGTAATTACTGCACTTCTGCACATATAAATTGAAAGTTTTTATTAATGGATTTTAATTACCAaataacatattttaattttaaattctgatACTCTATTTGTTtcttgttaaaatattttacatatttcTCAACGTTcaatactaaaaaaattaattaacaaaataatatttttctattaaataa
This window encodes:
- the LOC110601398 gene encoding transmembrane protein 45A yields the protein MGTLVGHVAPGFAFFFLGFWHLFNHTRLFVQHPNSYTSSPWFPTPKFRYIELVLIMVGSSISVSMELFIGPERHQPFDPDGTIPSNHLHNFEHSSISMTFFVYALFAIIIDKMGVKAQYGLTQFLGALAFGQQLFMFHLHSADHMGVEGQYHLLLQIVIVVSLATTLMGMGMAKSFMVSFVRSASIMYQGLWFIVMGYVLWTPSLVPKGCFIHSEEGHQVVRCSGEEALHRAKSLVNIQFSWLLIGITIFVMCFYLGMHKYYGEENIEYSSLTKEDQQLLEEDSDDVESQKTDNKPNSFMNIGRSFAPIDMER